From a region of the Monodelphis domestica isolate mMonDom1 chromosome 8, mMonDom1.pri, whole genome shotgun sequence genome:
- the FEV gene encoding protein FEV, whose protein sequence is MRQSGASQPLLLNMYLPDPVGESLFKEGKSGWGPLSPAVQKGSGQIQLWQFLLELLADRANAGCIAWEGGHGEFKLTDPDEVARRWGERKSKPNMNYDKLSRALRYYYDKNIMSKVHGKRYAYRFDFQGLAQACQPPPAHAHAHAAAAAAAAAAAAHDGALYKLPAALAPLPFPGLSKLNLVAASAGVAPASFSYWPGPAPAAAATAAAAAAALYPNPGLQPPPGPFGAVATTSHLGGVGGHYH, encoded by the exons ATGAGACAGAGCGGCGCCTCCCAGCCCCTGCTGCTGAACATGTACCTGCCAG ATCCGGTTGGGGAGAGTCTTTTCAAAGAAGGCAAGAGTGGCTGGGGGCCACTGAGCCCCGCAGTGCAGAAAG GCAGCGGCCAGATCCAGCTGTGGCAGTTCCTACTAGAGCTGCTGGCGGACCGGGCGAATGCAGGCTGTATCGCATGGGAGGGCGGCCATGGCGAGTTCAAGCTGACTGATCCCGACGAGGTAGCAAGGCGCTGGGGCGAGCGCAAGAGCAAGCCCAATATGAATTACGACAAGCTGAGCCGGGCGCTGCGCTACTACTATGACAAGAACATCATGAGCAAAGTTCACGGAAAGCGCTATGCTTACCGCTTCGACTTCCAGGGCCTGGCCCAAGCCTGTCAGCCCCCGCCCGCCCACGCCCACGCCCACGccgccgcagcagcagcagccgccgccgccgcggccCACGACGGCGCTCTCTACAAGCTGCCCGCAGCCCTGGCCCCTCTGCCTTTCCCTGGCCTCTCTAAACTCAATCTCGTGGCGGCCTCCGCCGGGGTGGCCCCTGCCAGCTTCTCCTATTGGCCCGGCCCGGCTCCTGCCGCCGCGGCCACGGCCGCAGCGGCTGCCGCCGCTCTCTATCCAAACCCAGGTCTGCAGCCTCCCCCTGGGCCCTTCGGGGCTGTGGCCACCACCTCGCACCTCGGAGGGGTGGGGGGACACTATCACTGA